CCGAGCAACACGCCCAGCATGTCGCCCATGATCACGCCCGCGAGCGTGCAGATCGCCAGCAATGCCACACCGTAGATAATCATTGTCGTTGTCCTCAAAGTGCTCGTTCGAAATTGTTGTTGTTGTGCTTCGAAAGCCTTGAATGCTGCTTTATCGGTGGCGGCGCTCCTCCTCTTGCAGCAGGGCCTGCAGGGTGTCCAGGCGTGCGCCTTCGCAGGCGATCACCGTGCCTTGTTCGAAGACGCGGCGAGACAGGCCGGTGAGCACCGCGCCTGGGGGCAGTTCGATCTGCAGGCGCACGCCACGCTCGTAGGCGCTTTGCACGGTGCCGCGCCAGTCGACGACGCGACACAGGTTGAACGCCAGGTCATCGCGCAGTTGCTCGGGGTTATGGATGGGCCGCGCGCGGGTGCTGCTCAGGTAGGTGATGCGCGGCGTCTTGAGTGGGACGAAAGCCTCGGCGAGGCGCTGGGCGGGTTCGTCCAGCAGCGCGCAGTGGGACGGCACGCTGACGGCCAGGCGCCTGGCGATGCCGTTGCCTTTGATGCGCTCGGCGACAAGCTTCATGGCCGCATCGCTGCCGGCAATCACGGTCTGGTTATCGGCGTTGATGTTGGCCAGGTATACCGGCGTTTGCGGGCTGTGGATCTCGGCCAGCAAGGTTTCGACGGTGGATAACTCCGGGCCTATCAGCGCGGTCATGCCGTAGCCCTGTGGATAAGCCTGCTGCATCAGCTCACCACGCAGGCTGACCAGTCTGACCGCGTCGGCGAAGTCCAGCGCGCCGGCGATGACGGCGGCGGGATAGGCGCCGATCGACAAGCCCGCAACGTAATCCGGGGTGTGCTGCAACGCTCGTGCATGGGCCACCCCCGCGATCAGCAGGCACAGTTGCACCGCGCGGGTGCTCGCCAGTGTCTGCGCCGAATCGAGCAGGCGAACGTTCTCGCCCAAGGTGTCACTGGCTTGTTCGAGCACCGGTTCCGCAAGGTGCTGGAGCATGCCCGGCCGTTGGGCGCCCTGCCCCGGAAACACCAGGAGGCTGCTCATGCCACGTTCTGCCAGGGGTCGAGCACAAGGTGCGCACCGCGGGCGGTTTTGATCAGCACGCGGCGCGATGCACCGGCCCATTCACGCAAGGCAACAGCGCCAAACGGGGTTTGCAGTTGCAGGTCCACGGCGCACGGCGCGGCATCCAGTTTTGCCAGCAACGCCCGCGCCTCAAGGCGACTCAGTGGCTCGGGCGCCTGCAGAATCAAATCCAGGTCACTCAGGGCATGCAATGCTTCGACGCCACTTGCCAATTCAAACCCGGCACTGCCGCTGACGCCCCAGTTTTGCTGCGCCAGCACCGGCCGCAGTTGCTCGAGCGCGCGTAGCGCCGGTAGATCTCGAGATGATGTCACCTCGCGCAACGCTTCCGGCGTCACCCGCCGTTGCACCGCCGCCACCGGCATCAGCGCGGCATACCGCTGCTCGCGCAAACGCCCACGCACACCCACCGCCACCTGCCCCTGCGCGGCGATGGCACGGCGCACCACCACCGGGTGGCCGGCACTGACGGCGTCCACCACCCAGCCGGGCGCATCGGCGGGCAGGTGCGCTGGGGTCATGCCCCAGAGCAAATCGTGAGCGTTCACCACTGCTCCCGCAGCAGCTGGCGCACGTGACTGGAAGCGGCACGGTTGGTCGCGCCCAGGCGCCCGCTCAGATCGGGGGTGTGGATGTCCTTGATCGCGTGCACCAGGCAATCGCAGACCCGTGCCACATCGTCTGCCGTGGGCTGCTCAATCTGGCTGACGGTCAATGTCTCCCAGAGCAAACCCAGGCTGGCATAGCTGTCGATGTCGTACGCCATGGGCGGCACGCTGGCGGCCAGGGCTTCCAGCTCTTCGACGCTGCGCAGGGTGACCCGCGCCGCCGAGGCCTTGCCCATGGCGTGCACCATCACGCCAGGGTCGCGCAGGGCAATCAGGCGATTGGCTTGGTAACCGTGAGCGAGGAACGCGCCGGACATGGCCTTGCCGACCAGCAGCGCAATCACCGGATGCCCGGCCAGGCGTGCGCGTGCGTAGCTGTCGGCGGCGGCGGCCAGGGCCTGATGGATACCCAGGGCTTCTTCGCGGCGGCCGTAGGCCTGGCTGGGCACATCGACGATGCCGATCAGCGGGCGCTTGTCGCCCAGCGCGATGGCCTCATCGACGGCCTTGGCCAGGCCCCAGCCTTCGAGCAGGCCGACTTCGCCATTGCGGGCGCGGGGGAAACGGTTGTTCGGGTCGGTGACCACGGCGATAAAGCGCACGCTCTGACCGTTCAATTGGCCGTCGGCGACCTTGAGCGAGTCGGGCAGCCCTTGCACCGGCGTCGCGCCGACGCTTAACGCGTTAAACCACTGCAAACCTCTCATGGGCGTTCTCCCTGATACAGCGCGCGCACGGTCGCCGGCTCGATCTGCGGCGTGGCGTCGAGTTCGGCCAGGCGCGCCAGGTAGAACTGGGCGCGGCGGCTGCGTTGTTGTTGCGGCACGCCCTGTTGCAGCAGTGCGCTGACGGTCTGCTGGATCTGCGCCACGTCGTCTGCCACATAACGGTCGGCCAGGCCGCTGTTGAAGCGCTGCTCGCCGCCAGTGAGGCTCCAGATGAAGGGCCGGTCGCGGGAGTCGTATTCGTCCAGCCCGGCTTCCTGCTCGATGACTTGCGGGCCGTTCAGGCCCAGCCGTGCTTCGCGGGTGACCACCAGGTAGCTGCATAACCCTGCCGCGATGGACATGCCACCGAAGCAACCGACACTCCCCGCCACCACGCCGATCACCGGCTGGTACTGGCGCAGATCGACAATCGCCGCATGGATGTCGGCAATCGCCGCCAGCCCCAGGTTGGCTTCCTGCAGACGCACGCCACCGGTTTCCAGCAGCAGCACGGCGCGGGTCGGAATGCCGTTGCGATTGTCTTCAGCCGCCAGCTCCAGGGCGCCAGCGATCTTGGCGCCGCCGACTTCACCGAGACTGCCGCCCTGGAAGTTGCCTTCGATCGCAGCGATCACCACCGGCAGGCCTTCGACGCTGCCCTTGGCGATCACCACGCCGTCATCGGATTGGGGCACCACGCCCTGACGGCTGAGCCAGGGCGACATGACGCGTTGGAACGGGTCAATCAGTTCACGGTAAGTGCCAGCATCCAGCAACGCCTGGGTGCGCTGCCGTGCACCGAGCTCGACAAAGCTGTGTTTGGTGAGCAAGTCAGTCATGACCGATCTCCTCGAAACCTTGCTCCAGGCGCAGACGCACCACGCCGGGGGTGGCGCCGAAATCGTGAATATCGATGTTCAAGGCCGGTGGCGTCTGCTCCAGGAAGATGCGCTCGAACAGGTGCCGCCAACGTTGCTCGGCGCCATTGACCGAGGTTTGCACCTGGATCGTCAGCGTGCCGGCGATGCCCGGTTCCAGCAGCACTTCAAGGTCGCCGGAGCCGACACACCCCACCAGCGCACGGCCGGTTGGCGGCTGCCCGGCGCGGAATTCAAAGGATAAGGTTTCCATCACAACGCTCCGTCGAGGCGGTCGATAAACAGGCAGGCGGCCAGCAGGTCGGCGGCGCCGCCAGGTGAGGCATTCAGGGCCAGCAGTTGCTGGTCCAGCGCGTGCAGCTGGCGGCGACCGGCAAGGGTCGCGCTGCCGCCGGCGTCGAGCACGGCCTGAGCGCCGCGCTGCATGGCCAAGAGGCCTTCGGGGCCGGCGCGGTAGAGCACGCAGGTGTCGGCCAGGTCGGTCATGATCGCGAGCAAGGCATCCAGGCGTGCGTTCTGTTCGCCCGCGTTTTGCTGGCGACTCTTATGCAACTGCGGCAGGCCGCGTTGCGTCACCGAAGGAAAGCCCAACTGCGCTTCTTCACGGGCACCGCGTGCGCCATAACGTTGGGCGACCTGAGCACCGTGACTGAGCGTGGCTGGCGCGTAGGCGTCGTTGAGCAGGGCCAGTCTGGCAGCGTTCAGCGTTACGCCGCGTGGTGCGAGCGCCGCCGAGGCGGTGAGCAAACCGATGGCCCAGATCGCGCCGCGATGGGTGTTCACGCCGCCCGTGGTCGCGAGCATCGCCTGCTCACCGTCACGACCGATTCGCCCGAGGGCTTCGCGCAAGGGCAAACCGACTTCACCGATCTCGAGGGCCGCTTCGGCCATTTCCTTGAACATCGGCCACAGCGACAGGGCCGAGGCGTGCATCAGGCCCAGGTGCAAATCGCTGTGCGCGCCGTTGCCGCGCCGGTCCACCAGGGCAGGTTTGGGCGACAGGTCCGCTTCATCGATCAGCGCATCGACGGCCATATCGGCCAGACGATCCGCCAGGCTGAGTTCATGCAGTTTGAGCGCGCGCATTTACCAGCTCCTGAATTTGGCGGGTGGGTTGTACAGGCCGCCGGACCAGTCCACCAGGTCGGCCACGCTCTTGGCGGCCAACAGCTCGCGGGTGGCGTCGGTGCGGCGGATGCCCAAGTCTTCGGGCAAGGCAATCAAGCCTTCGCGGCGCATGCGTGCGGTGTCCTTGGGGTTGTGGCGCAGGCCGATGGCAGTCACCCCGGCCACAGCGGCAATCATCGCCTGGCGCTCCTCCAGCGAGCGGGCCTTGTACAGGTAGGCAATGCCTTCTTCGGTGAGCAGGTGGGTGACGTCGTCGCCGTAGATCATGATCGGCGCCAGGGGCATGCCGCTTTTGCGCGCCACTTCCACCGCGTCGAGGGTCTCGACGAAGGTGGGCTTGCCGCCTTCCTGGAACGTCTCGACCATTTGCACCACGAGTTTTTTACCGCGTTCGAGCAAGGCTTCCGGCGCGTCGTCGTGGCGCATGTCCAGCCAGGCGGGTGTGCCGTGGCGGCGACCGCGTGGGTCGTGGCCCATGTTCGGCGCGCCGCCAAAGCCGGCCAGGCGGCCGCGAGTCACGGTGGAGGAATGCCCGTCGCCGTCCACTTGCAGGGTGGCGCCGATGAACAGGTCCACGGCGTACTGGCCGGCGAGTTGACAGAACATGCGGTTGGAGCGCATCGAACCGTCACGACCGGTGAAGAACACATCCGGGCGTGCGGCGATGTAGTTTTCCATGCCCAGCTCGGTGCCGAAGCAATGCACGCTTTGCACCCAACCGCTTTCAATCGCAGGGATCAGGGTGGGGTGCGGATTGAGGGTCCAGTTGCGGCAGATCTTGCCCTTCAGCCCCAGGGATTCGCCGTAGGTGGGCAGGATCAATTCGATGGCGGCGGTGTTGAAACCGATGCCGTGGTTGAGGGACTGCACATTGTGTTTTTCGTAGATGCCACGGATCGCCATCATCGCCATCAGCACATGCACCGGCTTGATATGGCGCGGGTCGCGGGTGAACAGCGGCTCGATGTAGAACGGCTTGTCGGCCACCACCACGAAATCGACCCAACTGGCGGGGATGTCGACGCGGGGCAAGTCCGTCACGTCATCCACCAACTGGTTGACCTGGACGATAACGATGCCATCGCTGAACGCGGCGGGCTCGATCAGCGCCGGGGTGTCTTCGGTGCTGGCGCCGGTGTAAATGTTGCCGGCACGGTCGGCCATGAAACCGGCGGAGAGCACCACGTTGGGGATCAGGTCCACCACCAGCCGTGCGTAGAGTTCGATGTAAGTATGGATCGCGCCGATTTCCAGCAGGCCGTCTTCCAGCAACTGGCTGATGCGCAGGGATTGGGTGCCGGCAAAAGAAAAATCCAGTTTGCGGGCGATGCCCTTTTCAAACAGGTCCAGGTGCTCGGAACGCCCGACACTGGGCATGATCATGTGCAAATCGTGGAGCTTGGCCGGGTCGGCCTTGGCCAGGGAGCGCGAGAGGAAATCGGCCTGCTTCTGGTTGTTGCCTTCGAGCACCACGCGGTCGCCGGGGAGGATCAGCGCTTCAAGCGCTTCGACGATCTTGTCACTGGGCAACACCGCCCCGTCCGCATACTTTTTGACCAGCCCGAGCCGCCGCTGCTTCTCGTCGCGCCGCCGCGTCCAGCGCGAGTCGGGGGTGATGGTTGCTGTCATGGTCGCTCCACGGGGTTTGCTGTTGTGGGGCTTACCTTAGGAGTGAATCTTGGGGCCATCAATCAAGCTGGGCAGCAAACCGTTACGCCTGGAGTAACGAAGACCAAAATGTGGGAGGGGGCTTGCCCCCGATTGCGGTGGGCCAGCTAATAAATATTTGGCCGATACACCGCTATCGGGGGCAAGCCCCCTCCCACATTTGCTCAGTAGCGCCTGTTAGATAGCGATCCCAAACGAGGACCGATCAGTCCTTATTTGGGATCGCTTTAAAATTCGGCGAAGGACTGATTTGCTCCAGCGCTCTATCGACCAGCAACTGCCCAAACTCTGCCATTTGCTGAATCCCGAGCATGAGGGCGCGTTGGGAAGTATCCAGGTCGAAGGCGAGATTGCAGGTGAGTGCGTTGAGGGAGGACAGGGTTTCGCTCGCGTTGACCAGCAGGGTTTCGGTGTCTTGGTGGGGGTTGACGGTGAAGAGGGGCGGATTGGGGGTAGGTTTGATCATGATTGACAGCTCCGATATGTGATGGAAGCTGCCCTCTTCCGCTTGCACGCGAATGAAGGTGGCAGCTGTGCGCAGGTGTGCAAGACCGGGCATATCGGACCCCGGCAGACCCCGAAGAATCTCCCACGCACAGCCGCCATAACGAGTACAGCAGGCATAAAAAACGCCCGTTGAATGGCTATGGGCGTTGGTGCGCCGACATGTAACCGGACTTGCACGTCCGTGTCACCGTTTTTTGCGATGACGGGACGAAGACTAGGCGCGTAGGCCTCTCATCACAAGTTCATGCACGGCCCAAAATCTTGCAGGAAAAATCCGAGGCTGGCCCATCACAACACCATCATCACCTTGACCTTTCCCAGGCCTTCCAGTGCATAACTGTGGTACTCATACACTTCCCCCTGAATAACCAGATGCAGGGCCCCCCCGTCATTATTGACTTGGACATCCGGCTCTTTTGTTTTGAGAAAAGGAGGTGCAGACACTAATGCGCTGAGTATTTCCTGATCACTTCCCAAATCCTTATGCACGTAATACCTGTAGGAAAAACCCACCGTCGCACCACCTTGGCTATCTCGCGCACCATAGATCGACATACCGTTGCCCAGGGAATGCCTTAACACCACTTCATCCAGGTCCGGTGTTCCGGGCGACAGGATCCAACTGCCGCCGATATAGATCAGGCAGACCACGAGCAGGCAATTGCGCAG
This region of Pseudomonas sp. MUP55 genomic DNA includes:
- the mdcH gene encoding malonate decarboxylase subunit epsilon; translation: MSSLLVFPGQGAQRPGMLQHLAEPVLEQASDTLGENVRLLDSAQTLASTRAVQLCLLIAGVAHARALQHTPDYVAGLSIGAYPAAVIAGALDFADAVRLVSLRGELMQQAYPQGYGMTALIGPELSTVETLLAEIHSPQTPVYLANINADNQTVIAGSDAAMKLVAERIKGNGIARRLAVSVPSHCALLDEPAQRLAEAFVPLKTPRITYLSSTRARPIHNPEQLRDDLAFNLCRVVDWRGTVQSAYERGVRLQIELPPGAVLTGLSRRVFEQGTVIACEGARLDTLQALLQEEERRHR
- a CDS encoding malonate decarboxylase holo-ACP synthase, with amino-acid sequence MVNAHDLLWGMTPAHLPADAPGWVVDAVSAGHPVVVRRAIAAQGQVAVGVRGRLREQRYAALMPVAAVQRRVTPEALREVTSSRDLPALRALEQLRPVLAQQNWGVSGSAGFELASGVEALHALSDLDLILQAPEPLSRLEARALLAKLDAAPCAVDLQLQTPFGAVALREWAGASRRVLIKTARGAHLVLDPWQNVA
- the mdcE gene encoding biotin-independent malonate decarboxylase subunit gamma; amino-acid sequence: MRGLQWFNALSVGATPVQGLPDSLKVADGQLNGQSVRFIAVVTDPNNRFPRARNGEVGLLEGWGLAKAVDEAIALGDKRPLIGIVDVPSQAYGRREEALGIHQALAAAADSYARARLAGHPVIALLVGKAMSGAFLAHGYQANRLIALRDPGVMVHAMGKASAARVTLRSVEELEALAASVPPMAYDIDSYASLGLLWETLTVSQIEQPTADDVARVCDCLVHAIKDIHTPDLSGRLGATNRAASSHVRQLLREQW
- a CDS encoding biotin-independent malonate decarboxylase subunit beta, whose protein sequence is MTDLLTKHSFVELGARQRTQALLDAGTYRELIDPFQRVMSPWLSRQGVVPQSDDGVVIAKGSVEGLPVVIAAIEGNFQGGSLGEVGGAKIAGALELAAEDNRNGIPTRAVLLLETGGVRLQEANLGLAAIADIHAAIVDLRQYQPVIGVVAGSVGCFGGMSIAAGLCSYLVVTREARLGLNGPQVIEQEAGLDEYDSRDRPFIWSLTGGEQRFNSGLADRYVADDVAQIQQTVSALLQQGVPQQQRSRRAQFYLARLAELDATPQIEPATVRALYQGERP
- a CDS encoding malonate decarboxylase subunit delta, giving the protein METLSFEFRAGQPPTGRALVGCVGSGDLEVLLEPGIAGTLTIQVQTSVNGAEQRWRHLFERIFLEQTPPALNIDIHDFGATPGVVRLRLEQGFEEIGHD
- a CDS encoding triphosphoribosyl-dephospho-CoA synthase; translation: MRALKLHELSLADRLADMAVDALIDEADLSPKPALVDRRGNGAHSDLHLGLMHASALSLWPMFKEMAEAALEIGEVGLPLREALGRIGRDGEQAMLATTGGVNTHRGAIWAIGLLTASAALAPRGVTLNAARLALLNDAYAPATLSHGAQVAQRYGARGAREEAQLGFPSVTQRGLPQLHKSRQQNAGEQNARLDALLAIMTDLADTCVLYRAGPEGLLAMQRGAQAVLDAGGSATLAGRRQLHALDQQLLALNASPGGAADLLAACLFIDRLDGAL
- the mdcA gene encoding malonate decarboxylase subunit alpha; this translates as MTATITPDSRWTRRRDEKQRRLGLVKKYADGAVLPSDKIVEALEALILPGDRVVLEGNNQKQADFLSRSLAKADPAKLHDLHMIMPSVGRSEHLDLFEKGIARKLDFSFAGTQSLRISQLLEDGLLEIGAIHTYIELYARLVVDLIPNVVLSAGFMADRAGNIYTGASTEDTPALIEPAAFSDGIVIVQVNQLVDDVTDLPRVDIPASWVDFVVVADKPFYIEPLFTRDPRHIKPVHVLMAMMAIRGIYEKHNVQSLNHGIGFNTAAIELILPTYGESLGLKGKICRNWTLNPHPTLIPAIESGWVQSVHCFGTELGMENYIAARPDVFFTGRDGSMRSNRMFCQLAGQYAVDLFIGATLQVDGDGHSSTVTRGRLAGFGGAPNMGHDPRGRRHGTPAWLDMRHDDAPEALLERGKKLVVQMVETFQEGGKPTFVETLDAVEVARKSGMPLAPIMIYGDDVTHLLTEEGIAYLYKARSLEERQAMIAAVAGVTAIGLRHNPKDTARMRREGLIALPEDLGIRRTDATRELLAAKSVADLVDWSGGLYNPPAKFRSW
- a CDS encoding DUF6124 family protein, which codes for MIKPTPNPPLFTVNPHQDTETLLVNASETLSSLNALTCNLAFDLDTSQRALMLGIQQMAEFGQLLVDRALEQISPSPNFKAIPNKD